The proteins below are encoded in one region of Telopea speciosissima isolate NSW1024214 ecotype Mountain lineage chromosome 10, Tspe_v1, whole genome shotgun sequence:
- the LOC122643477 gene encoding uncharacterized protein LOC122643477 produces the protein MTHSKVSGYGRAPHFDGTEYIFWKNRMETYLGSLWYGILRLIYIEFEMLDTESTDEAEIKKFENNLKAMTALKSALTNTELVKVMDCKTAKQLWDRLKGVHEGDQRVKKSKLQVHKANFKGLKMNESEDIEAYMVRVNEVVNAISGLGHTLSDSEICVLQGKLKAYDMRTGKGKGKAEDKKIAFKAMKNLKIDENSDIELDSDDEAEANFFRKLTRGKGQYQGKKKFTKRRFPKKKVFISKESDDSSSESEIDEDSDSDISECLFMAYEINKDENQPFEETEKMEAVVDLKGELEEALGKLDIEKKKNKKLIKVSMKQEKELESLKDSQTTLTNLETQLSFKVTHCNKLIQENKVLQSQIKEYEDKIINYELMWVELNELKQKVRKFDENGVSQEIQLTQSQPNELSQILEKTINNQRPAGMKSGLGYVHMESSGNNEQLTKNLKKMHFVKEGSSTDARAKASHATSKGEQKKRHQEQRNQQKTNASHFRFYGTSRFGRSRFQGKKSNYFLGCCFKCNTYGHKIATCKFNSKQVFFTSKNSFAPLLQNVVCYNCCNHGHIARNCKQPIHFSPIKK, from the exons ATGACACACAGTAAAGTCTCAGGTTATGGAAGGGCACCACATTTTGATGGTACTGAGTATATTTTTTGGAAGAACAGAATGGAGACCTATCTGGGGTCTTTGTGGTATGGTATTCTCAGATTGATATATATCGAGTTCGAGATGCTAGATACAGAATCGACCGATGAAGCAGAAATTAAGAAGTTTGAAAACAACCTGAAGGCAATGACTGCACTTAAGAGTGCACTAACAAACACGGAGCTTGTAAAGGTCATGGATTGCAAGACAGCCAAGCAACTGTGGGATAGGCTTAAGGGTGTGCATGAAGGGGACCAGAGGGTCAAAAAGTCCAAGCTTCAAGTTCACAAGGCAAATTTCAAAGGATTAAAAATGAATGAAAGTGAAGATATTGAAGCATATATGGTTAGAGTCAATGAAGTTGTAAATGCTATCAGTGGTCTAGGTCATACATTGAGTGACTCAGAGATTT GTGTTTTACAAGGAAAGCTGAAGGCTTATGATATGAGAACTGGGAAAGGAAAAGGCAAAGCTGAAGATAAAAAGATTGCTTTTAAAGCAATGAAGAATCtaaaaattgatgaaaattCTGATATTGAGTTggatagtgatgatgaggctGAAGCAAACTTTTTTAGAAAGCTGACCAGAGGGAAAGGCCAGTATCAAG ggaagaaaaagttCACTAAGAGAAGATTTCCCAAGAAGAAGGTCTTTATCTCCAAGGAGAGTGATGACTCCTCATCTGAATCAGAGATTGATGAAGATTCAGATAGTGACATCAGTGAGTGTCTATTCATGGCTTATGAAATTAATAAGGATGAAAATCAGCCTTTTGAAGAGACAGAGAAAATGGAAGCTGTAGTGGATCTTAAGGGTGAGTTGGAAGAGGCTCTTGGGAAGCTTGatattgagaagaaaaagaataagaagttgATCAAGGTCAGtatgaaacaagaaaaggaattgGAGAGTTTGAAGGATAGCCAGACAACTTTGACTAATCTTGAGACTCAACTTTCATTCAAGGTTACTCACTGCAACAAGCTTATTCAAGAAAATAAGGTTCTTCAAAGCCAAATCAAAGAGTACGAAGATAAAATCATCAACTATGAGCTGATGTGGGTTGAACTTAATGAGTTGAAACAAAAAGTTAGAAAATTTGATGAGAATGGAGTATCTCAAGAAATTCAGCTCACTCAATCTCAACCAAATGAGTTAAGTCAGATTCTTGAGAAGACCATCAATAATCAGAGACCAGCTGGCATGAAATCAGGTTTAGGGTATGTTCATATGGAATCATCTGGGAATAATGAGCAACTTACCAAAAACTTAAAGAAGATGCATTTTGTGAAAGAAGGTAGCTCTACTGATGCAAGAGCAAAAGCTTCCCATGCaacaagtaagggggagcagaAGAAGAGACACCAAGAGCAAAGAAATCAGCAAAAGACCAATGCCTCTCATTTCAGATTCTATGGAACATCCAGGTTTGGAAGGTCAAGATTTCAAGGCAAAAAGAGCAACTACTTTCTTGGTTGTTGTTTCAAGTGTAACACATATGGGCATAAGATAGCCACTTGCAAGTTCAACTCAAAGCAAGTGTTTTTCACTAGTAAGAACTCTTTTGCACCTTTGTTACAAAATGTGGTGTGTTACAATTGTTGCAATCATGGTCACATTGCTAGAAATTGCAAACAACCCATCCATTTCTCTCCCATAAAGAAGTGA